The nucleotide window CCGAGCAGGATGTTGTTCGCCGGCACGCGTACGTCCGCGAAGCCCACCTCGGCGTGCCCGCCGTGCGTGCTGTCGTCGTAGCCGAACACCGAGAGCCCGCGCTCGACGGTGACTCCGGGGGTGTCCCTGGGCACGAGCACCATGCTCTGCCGCCGGTACGCCGGGCCGTCCGGGTCGGTCACGCCCATCACGATGAGGATCTCGCAGTCGGGGCTGAGCGCTCCGGAGGACCACCACTTGCGGCCGTTCAGGACGTACTCGTCGCCGTCGCGCTCGATGCGCAACGCGATGTTGGCGGCGTCGGAGGAGGCCACGGCGGGCTCGGTCATGCAGAACGCCGACCGGATCGCGCCGTCCAGGAGCGGCTCCAGCCACCGCTGACGCTGCTCCTGGGTGCCGAACATGGCGAGGATCTCCATGTTCCCGGTGTCGGGGGCGGCGCAGTTGAGGGCGACCGGCGCGACCTTCGGCGACCGTCCCATGATCTCGGCGAGCGGGGCGTACTGGAGGTTCGTCAGCCCGGCGCCGTACGGCTCGTGCGGGAGGAAGAGGTTCCACAGGCCGCGTTTGCGCGCCTCGGTCTTGAGCTCCTCCACGACCGGCGGAGCCGCCCACGGGTCGGTACGCTCACGGGCCTGCGCGGCGTAGACCGGCTCGGCGGGATAGACGTGGGAGTCCATGAACTCCAGCAGCCGGTCCCGGTAGTCGCTGGTCGTCGAGTCGTATCCGAAATCCATATCCGCGTCCTCCGCGAGCGCCCAGGCCATACCGACCAGTCGGTATGTCGCCACAGTAGGCCGGAGGGGGCGGGGCGTCAATGCGCCGCCCTCCTGCCGCCGGCCGGCGAGACCGCGACGGCGCCGTGCGTTCCGGTGTGCCGGAACGCACGGGCCCGGTGGGCGGAATTCTGCCTGCTCGCCGTTCCCGGACAGGGGGCGGCCCCTCCTCTGGAGTACGCAAGAACGGGGTGATGCCGCGCGCCGTCGGCCACCACCCACCGGGCGATGCGGGCCGCCGTCCACGAATACCAGGCAGAATCGGTGACGGACCCGTGACATCGGGGCGCTCCGCGTCCCGATGTCGGTGGCACGTGGGAAGGTGCCCGGATGAGCCTGCTGCTCGGAGTCGACATCGGCACCTCGAGTTCCAAAGGAGTGCTGACCACTCCGGACGGCGAGGTGGTCGCGACGGCGGTACGCGAGCACGCCGTGTCCCGCCCGCACCCGGGCTGGGCCGAGCACGACGCCCGCGACGTGTGGTGGGAGGGGTTCGCCACCGTCACCCGCGAGCTGCTCCCCCGTGCCGGCGGTACCCCGATCTCGGGCGTCGGTGTCAGCGGGATCGGGCCGTGCGCGCTGCCCGCGACCGCCGCGGGCGAGCCGCTGCGGCCGGCCATCCTGTACGGCGTGGACACCCGCTCGGTCGCCGAGATCGAGGAGCTGACCGCGCGGTACGGCGCCGAGGCGATCATCGAACGCGGCGGGTCACCGCTGACCACCCAGGCGGTCGGGCCCAAGCTGGCCTGGCTGCGCCGCCACGAGCCCGACGTGTGGCGGCGGACCCGGCGGCTGTTCATGGCCGGTTCGTACCTCGTGCACGAGCTGACCGGAAACTACGTCCTCGACCACCACTCCGCGAGCCAGTGCTCGCCCCTGTACGACAGCCGTGAGCACGACTGGATCGGCGACTGGGCCGAGGAGATCGCGCCCGGCCTCCGGCTGCCCCCGCTCGCCTGGCCCGGTGAGGTCGCGGGCACGGTCACCGAGGCGGCGGCGGCGCGTACCGGGCTGCGGGCGGGCGTCCCCGTCACCGCCGGGACCATCGACGCGTGGGCCGAGGCGGTGAGCGTCGGCGTGACCGAGCCCGGCGACGTCATGGTGATGTACGGCACGACGATGTTCCTGATCGAGGTCCTCGCGGAACGCCGCACCTGGCCCGGGCTCTGGGGCACGGTCGGTGTCACGCCGGGCACCTACGACCTGGCGGCGGGCATGGCCACCTCGGGCGCGGTCACCGACTGGCTGCGCGCGCTGACCGGGGCCGCGTACGAGGAGCTGATCGAGGAGGCGCGGGCGGCGGGACACGGAGCCGGCGGGCTGGTCATGCTCCCCTACTTCGCCGGCGAGCGGACACCGCTGTTCGACCCGGACGCGCGGGGGCTCGTTCTCGGGCTGACGCTCCACCACGGCCGCGGGCACCTCTACCGTGCCGCGCTGGAGGGCACCGCCTTCGGCGTGCGGCACAACCTGGAGGCGATGCGGTCGGCCGGCGGTACGGCACGGCGGCTCGTCGCGGTCGGCGGCGGCACCAAGGGCGGGCTGTGGACACAGATCGTCTCCGATGTGCTCGGCCGTGAGCAGGTCATGCCCACGGTGACGATCGGCGCCTGCTACGGCGACGCGCTCCTCGCCGCGCGCGCCGTCGGGCTGGCGGACGGGGAGGGCTGGAACCCAGCGGCGAGCACGGTCGAGCCGGACCCGGCCGCCGGGGAGATCTATGACGCGCTGTACGCGGTGTACCGCGACCTGTACCCCGCGACGCGTGACGCGGCGCACACCCTCGCGGCGCTGTCCCACGAGCCCGGCTGACCGGCGGACGCGGGCTCCAAGAGCCCGGACGGACAGGGCGTGTGCCCGGCGGAGCGGGGAGCCGGTCTGGTTCGGACGGCGACCGACGACAACGCGGCCAGGCGCCACCCGGCGGGCCCCGGCATGACCGCGCGGGCTCCTACTGGGCCCGGCCCTTCTCGTCGCCCCGATCGACATCGAGGCCGACGACGGACTCGCAGCGATTGCACCGCCATTCGGCGATGACCGACTCGGAGCCCATGTCACGTGTCCGGTAGGGCTTAGTGATCTTTTTCCGCCGCATTCCGTACCCACAGCTCGAATGCATCATCAGACCGCACTCATGGCACGGCCACACGTCGTGTCCGTGGCGGTCGCAGCCGGGGCAGACCGGACTGTCGTACGTGCCGAGGGGGTCGGCGTCGGACCGCCAGCCGCGTTCGAGGTCGAGGTACTCGTCCTCGGGCCAGTGGTGGTCGGCGAGCCAGGCGAGGTACTCCTCGGCGCCCGCGGCGAGGTTGGCCGTCATGGATTCGGGATGCCGCCATGCGTGGTCAGCGGGTATGTGGTCCCGGCGGCGGACCGCCATGACCGGCACGAGGGCGAGGAGGGCGAGGGGCAGCAGCAGGGCCGAGACGATCATGAGTCGGCGTCCGCGCGCGTGCTCGAGTCGTCGGTGACGCGTCGTCGCGGCAATGCTGCGGGGGGCACTGCGGTTCCCACGGGGGCGTCCTTTCATGAGTCACTGCTGGGGGAGAAAGATCACAAGGACCCTGGTCCACACGCACGTGGGGTTGTTCACAAAGAGGTATGAACAGTATCGAATCCCGCGTTGGCTAGGAAATCGATCAAACAATTTAGTGATCATTTCCCGAATCGCCATTGGTCGCGATCAGAGCCTCTTCATGATCGAAAAAGGCCCGCGGAGACACCGGATCCGGTCCGTCGCCGACCCGCGTATCGGCGGGCCGATAGGGCGGGCGGCGACGGGCCGGGCGATCCGGCTCAGGTCCGCCGGGAGCCCTTCAGCCGCATCGCGTGCTCGACGATGGCGATGAGGACCTGGACGGCGGACTCGCGCCGGCGCACGTCGCACATGACGATCGGCACGCCCGGGTCGAGGTCGAGCGCCACCCGGACCCGCGCCTCGCCGTACCTGGGGGCGCCGTCGAAGTGGTTGACCGCCACCACGAACGGCGTGCGGCGCTGCTCGAAGAAGTCGATCGCGCCGAAGCAGTCCGTCAGCCGCCGCGTGTCGGCCAGCACGATGGCGCCGACCGCGCCGCGGGCGAGGCCCTCCCACATGAACCAGAAGCGCTTCTGCCCGGGAGTGCCGAACAGGTACAGCACGATGTTGCTCTCGAAGGTGATGCGGCCGAAGTCCATGGCCACCGTCGTGGACTCTTTGGGCTGCATGCCGGTGACGTCGTCGAGAGCGTGTCCCGCCTCGCTGCGCGCCCCCTCCGTCCGCAACGGGCGGATCTCACTCGCCGTGCTCACGAGCGTGGTCTTGCCGACGCCGAAGCCGCCGGCGATCAGGATCTTGATTGCGACCGGCCGGGCGCCGGGGGGCCGTTCAAAGAGAGTGGAGCTCATCCAACACCATGCGGAGTACCGCCTCATCGCGCGCGAATTCGGACGGCGTGGGAGTGCTCACCCTCGCCAGTCCCTTGTCTCTGAGATCTCCGATCAGAACACGGACCACGCCGAGTGGCAGGTCCAGGTCCGAGGCCAGGTCCGCGACCGTGATCGGCTGCCGGCAGCGGGAGAGGAGACGCAGGTGCTCCGATTCGAGCCACCTGCGGTCCATCTTCGACGGCGCGGCCCCGACGACGACGGCGACCAGGTCCAGTTGCCGTCCCTGTGAGCGAGTCCGTCCCCGTGTGACGGCGTACGGCCGGACCACCGGTCCCGCCGCGTCATCGAACCATCGCCGTCTCCGCTCGCCCACCGGAGATCACCCCCCGCCCGGCGTTCCACCTGCCGACCTCGGCGCCGTCGCGAGATGCCGGCGTACCCGCTTGACCAGCCGGGTCATCTCGTACGCGATCAGGCCGATGTTCGCCTCGCCTTCGGCCAGCACGGCCAGACAGGACCCGTCTCCGGCCGCCATCACGAACACGAACGCCGACTCCAGCTCGATGACCGTCTGGCGGATCTCCCCGCCGCCGAAGGTATCGCTGACGCTGCGCGCCAGGCTGTGGAATCCGGCCGCGAGCGCGGCAAGATGCTCGGCGTCGGCGAGAACGATACCTCGCGACATGCCCATCGGCACGCCGTCACCGGACAGGATCATCGCCTGCCGAACCTGGGCGACCCGGCCGACGAGATCATCCAGCAACCAGTTCAGCTCACCGGTCGTGTCGAGCATTCGCCCTCGCCTTCCAAGGAACTCACTCGTCGGGTTCTTCTTCCTCGCGTCCGCGCGTCCAACCCTCTTGGAGCGAGGCCATCAGCGAACGAGTCTCCTCCGGCGGCCGGGTGGTCGGCGAGCCCGTGCCCGCCGGACCGGGCGGAGGTGCGTCGTCGCGCAGCTGCGGGGCGAGGTTCGCCTGGCGGACGCGCCGCGGCAGCTCGGGTGCGCCGGGATCGGTACGGTCGCCGGTGGCACCGAGCGCCCGCACCGGACCGCTGATGCGCGGCCCGGACGACTCCCCCGTCTCGGCGGGGCGCCATGCGGAGGACGGCTCGTCGGACCAGGTCTGGTCGTAGTCCGAGCCCTCGTCCCCGGCGATGAAGTCCAGGGGGATCATCACGTTGGCGCGTGCGCCACCGTACGGCGACGTCGTCAGCCGTACGGTGATCCCGTGCCGTTCGGCCAGCCTGCCCACGATGAACAGGCCGAGACGGTCGCTGTCCGCCAGGTCGAACTCCGGCGGATGTGACAGCCGGTGGTTCGCGTCGGCGAGCTCGGCCTCGTTCATGCCGATGCCGAGGTCCTCGATCTCGACGGCGTACCCCATGGCGGCCAGCTCACCGCGTACGTGGACCGGTGCGGGGGGCGGTGAGAAGGCGGTGGCGTTCTCGATCAGCTCGGCCAGCAGATGGGTGACGTCGGCGACGACGGCGCCATCGAGCGCGGCGGGCGTCGCGGCGTCCACGACGACACGGGTGTAGTCCTCCACCTCGGCGATGGCGGCGCGCAGGATGTCACGTACGACCACTGGATGGCGCCAGCCGCGCGCGGGCGGCGCCCCGGACAGGATCACCAGGCCCTCCGCGTGACGCCGCATGCGGGTCGTGAGGTGGTCGAGGGCGAACAGGTCCTCCAGGGAGTCCGGGTCCGACGCCTCCCGCTCCATGGTGTCGAGCATGCTGAGCTGACGGTGCAGCAGCGACTGGCTGCGCCACGCGAGGTTGAGGAAGACCTGGCTGATGCCCTGCCGCAGGCGCGCCTCGCCGATGGCCGACTGCACGGCGGTCCGCTGCAGCGTGCTCAGGGCGTCGGCGACCCTGGAGACCTCCTTGCTCCGGCCCACCGTGATCGGCGGGACCTCGGCGTCGACGTCGACCTTCTCCCCTGCCCTGAGCCGCTTGATCACCTGCGGCAGCCGATCCCCGGCCAGGTCGAGGGCGGCCCGCTCCAGGCCGACGAGCTCTCGTGCCAGGCTCCGGCCGAAGAACACCGACACCGCGATCGACAGGGCGACGGCGAGCAGACCGAACCCGGCCGCCGCATACAACAGGAACATGATCCGGTCGCCGATCGGCTTGGCCTCGGCGGTGAGGACGGCGCCGGCGCGTTCGGTCGCCTGCGGCCACGTCCTGGTCAGCGGTGCGACCGTGGACCGCCAGGTATCCGCCTTCGGCGCGAGCGACGCTCTGGCGCCACCCGCGACAATGGTGTCCTCCAGGCTACGGAGGGTGGTGAACTCCGACGAGCCCGCGAGCAGATCCAGCGGGCCACGCAGGCTGGGCTTCATGTCCGCGAGTCCGGTATCAACCAAATAGCGCTCATTGTCCGCACTCCGCGCGAACAGGGTGAACTCCGCGCCGGTGAATCGGCGCTCGCGCCTGGCCAGCGCCGCCGCCACGAGCGCGTTCTCGCGCATCACGAACTCCTGGGCGGTGCTCACCGAGCCGATCGCGGTGCCCTGCCGGTAGACGTCCGGATCATTGATCAGCACAACGCTGCCGAAAAGACGAAGAAGTGACTCGATCACGGTGCTGTAGTCATTGACCGCACCCAGCGCGTCCACGCTGCCCGTGTCGACCTGCGCGCGTACGCCGGGCAGCCCGTCGAGCCCGGTCAGGAGCTCGTCGAGGCGATGTCTCGTCGTATCGCTCATCGCCGGTCGCGCCTGGCCGCTAAGGGCCGACCGGCGGAACGCGTTCTCCGCCGCGTCGGTGGCGGCCCGCGCGGTGGTGACGGCGCCGCGGTCCTTTCCGCCACTACTCACTAACACCGCGGCCGCGACGCGCTCCTGCTGCAAAGTGGCCACAAGTGTGGTGACCGGCACGGCGACCTTACGGTACGTGGTCGATGCCTCGTATTTCCCGTAGGCGTCCTGGGCAGTGAGATAGGCGGCGAAGGCCCAGAGCGCCGCAAGGGACAGCAACGGCACCAAGAGGAGAACCAGCAACCTCAGCCGGAGCGACCGCCGTGCGGAATGCCTGTAGGAAGCCATGGCAGCCTTATCGGTTTAAGCGAGTGCCCAAAGACACCGCCCTTGGAGCAAGATTCCCCGAGAGGGTAAATGGCACCACATTAGTCACCCTGGTGGCAACTCACCGCAATCATCGACTTCCGGTATATCTGAATCTCCCCTTCGGGGCACCGATCGATCCGGCGGGTGAGGCCGCTCCGTCACCAGTCCTCGGTCTGCTCCACCGCGACCTCGACCAGACCCTCGCCGGTCTGCTCGTAGCGCCTCATCGTGCTGAGCGGAGGCGAGTAGACGTGGACGCTGACGGCAGGGGCACCGGAGGCATTACGCACGTCATGGACGTAGTCGACGCCGAACGCCCATGACTGGCCCGCCTCAACGGTGCGCGTCTCGCCCGGCTCGCGCTCCTCGAGGCTGCCGAGGACGACCGTGAAGGCACCCTCGGACTCGCCGTGGTCGTGGAACCCCGTGGCCTGGCCCGGCAGCCAGCTGATCAGCCAGACCTCGTGGTCGGCGTCCTGGTGCAGGCGCTCGTACCAGCGCCCGTCGGCGCTCAGCCGGACGCGGTGCAGCCATTCCTCGGGCCGGTCGGCGAGCGACTTGGCGATCTCGGCGAGCCGGGGCGTGGTCGACGTGATGGTGGCGGCGGTCATTCTCGGTCTCTCTTCTCTGGGTGGGCGAGCGGTCTTGGGGAACCGGTCACCGACACAGCGCGCTGGCCTGCCGTCGTAGATCGACGTGCAGGCGTGCGTGGAAGCGCGCATCAAGGGAAGCGCCGAGAAGCATTCCCCCAGCTTGGAGCACATTGCCTACTAAGTCAACTGGAAACATAGAGATCGCGTACGGCGCCGGTGCGTGCAACGCCGCGCGCGAACCGTCCGCCGACGCC belongs to Actinoallomurus bryophytorum and includes:
- a CDS encoding GTP-binding protein; the encoded protein is MSSTLFERPPGARPVAIKILIAGGFGVGKTTLVSTASEIRPLRTEGARSEAGHALDDVTGMQPKESTTVAMDFGRITFESNIVLYLFGTPGQKRFWFMWEGLARGAVGAIVLADTRRLTDCFGAIDFFEQRRTPFVVAVNHFDGAPRYGEARVRVALDLDPGVPIVMCDVRRRESAVQVLIAIVEHAMRLKGSRRT
- a CDS encoding FGGY-family carbohydrate kinase; translated protein: MSLLLGVDIGTSSSKGVLTTPDGEVVATAVREHAVSRPHPGWAEHDARDVWWEGFATVTRELLPRAGGTPISGVGVSGIGPCALPATAAGEPLRPAILYGVDTRSVAEIEELTARYGAEAIIERGGSPLTTQAVGPKLAWLRRHEPDVWRRTRRLFMAGSYLVHELTGNYVLDHHSASQCSPLYDSREHDWIGDWAEEIAPGLRLPPLAWPGEVAGTVTEAAAARTGLRAGVPVTAGTIDAWAEAVSVGVTEPGDVMVMYGTTMFLIEVLAERRTWPGLWGTVGVTPGTYDLAAGMATSGAVTDWLRALTGAAYEELIEEARAAGHGAGGLVMLPYFAGERTPLFDPDARGLVLGLTLHHGRGHLYRAALEGTAFGVRHNLEAMRSAGGTARRLVAVGGGTKGGLWTQIVSDVLGREQVMPTVTIGACYGDALLAARAVGLADGEGWNPAASTVEPDPAAGEIYDALYAVYRDLYPATRDAAHTLAALSHEPG
- a CDS encoding DUF742 domain-containing protein, which translates into the protein MGERRRRWFDDAAGPVVRPYAVTRGRTRSQGRQLDLVAVVVGAAPSKMDRRWLESEHLRLLSRCRQPITVADLASDLDLPLGVVRVLIGDLRDKGLARVSTPTPSEFARDEAVLRMVLDELHSL
- a CDS encoding roadblock/LC7 domain-containing protein, which translates into the protein MLDTTGELNWLLDDLVGRVAQVRQAMILSGDGVPMGMSRGIVLADAEHLAALAAGFHSLARSVSDTFGGGEIRQTVIELESAFVFVMAAGDGSCLAVLAEGEANIGLIAYEMTRLVKRVRRHLATAPRSAGGTPGGG
- a CDS encoding cysteine dioxygenase; amino-acid sequence: MTAATITSTTPRLAEIAKSLADRPEEWLHRVRLSADGRWYERLHQDADHEVWLISWLPGQATGFHDHGESEGAFTVVLGSLEEREPGETRTVEAGQSWAFGVDYVHDVRNASGAPAVSVHVYSPPLSTMRRYEQTGEGLVEVAVEQTEDW
- a CDS encoding sensor histidine kinase, translating into MASYRHSARRSLRLRLLVLLLVPLLSLAALWAFAAYLTAQDAYGKYEASTTYRKVAVPVTTLVATLQQERVAAAVLVSSGGKDRGAVTTARAATDAAENAFRRSALSGQARPAMSDTTRHRLDELLTGLDGLPGVRAQVDTGSVDALGAVNDYSTVIESLLRLFGSVVLINDPDVYRQGTAIGSVSTAQEFVMRENALVAAALARRERRFTGAEFTLFARSADNERYLVDTGLADMKPSLRGPLDLLAGSSEFTTLRSLEDTIVAGGARASLAPKADTWRSTVAPLTRTWPQATERAGAVLTAEAKPIGDRIMFLLYAAAGFGLLAVALSIAVSVFFGRSLARELVGLERAALDLAGDRLPQVIKRLRAGEKVDVDAEVPPITVGRSKEVSRVADALSTLQRTAVQSAIGEARLRQGISQVFLNLAWRSQSLLHRQLSMLDTMEREASDPDSLEDLFALDHLTTRMRRHAEGLVILSGAPPARGWRHPVVVRDILRAAIAEVEDYTRVVVDAATPAALDGAVVADVTHLLAELIENATAFSPPPAPVHVRGELAAMGYAVEIEDLGIGMNEAELADANHRLSHPPEFDLADSDRLGLFIVGRLAERHGITVRLTTSPYGGARANVMIPLDFIAGDEGSDYDQTWSDEPSSAWRPAETGESSGPRISGPVRALGATGDRTDPGAPELPRRVRQANLAPQLRDDAPPPGPAGTGSPTTRPPEETRSLMASLQEGWTRGREEEEPDE
- a CDS encoding acyl-CoA dehydrogenase family protein, translating into MDFGYDSTTSDYRDRLLEFMDSHVYPAEPVYAAQARERTDPWAAPPVVEELKTEARKRGLWNLFLPHEPYGAGLTNLQYAPLAEIMGRSPKVAPVALNCAAPDTGNMEILAMFGTQEQRQRWLEPLLDGAIRSAFCMTEPAVASSDAANIALRIERDGDEYVLNGRKWWSSGALSPDCEILIVMGVTDPDGPAYRRQSMVLVPRDTPGVTVERGLSVFGYDDSTHGGHAEVGFADVRVPANNILLGEGEGFRIAQERLGPGRIHHCMRAIGMAERALELMCERVTSRVAFGAPIADQGVVQEWIAESRIRIEQARLLVLKTAWLMDTVGNKGARVEVSAIKAAVPEMASWVIDRAIQAHGGGGVSQDFPLAELWAGMRTLHLADGPDEVHKRSIARRELAPYRNR